The following are encoded in a window of Providencia rettgeri genomic DNA:
- a CDS encoding NAD-dependent dehydratase, producing MKILLIGATGLVGSHVLAQALADPRISQIIAPVRHALPDHPKLSAPIVNFEQLPDDANIWQVDAVICTLGSTMKVAGSKAAFRQVDYIYPLACAKLAKKWGCETYALTSALGANANSPFFYSRVKGQLEQSLIALNFASLTLVRPNVISGHRNQERLGEVIVIRILSCLSRILPASCQISPATNIAIALLNSVIDSEHGVKIISSKQLA from the coding sequence ATGAAAATACTTTTAATCGGAGCAACAGGGTTAGTTGGCAGCCATGTGTTAGCGCAAGCCCTTGCCGATCCTCGGATTAGTCAAATTATCGCTCCAGTGCGCCATGCGTTACCTGATCACCCCAAACTGTCAGCGCCAATAGTCAATTTTGAACAGCTTCCTGATGACGCCAATATTTGGCAAGTGGATGCGGTAATTTGTACATTAGGTTCAACAATGAAAGTCGCAGGTTCAAAAGCTGCATTTCGTCAGGTTGATTACATTTATCCATTGGCCTGTGCGAAACTTGCCAAAAAGTGGGGTTGTGAAACGTATGCGTTAACTTCGGCTTTAGGTGCGAATGCAAATTCGCCATTCTTTTACAGCCGTGTAAAAGGGCAGCTTGAACAAAGCTTAATCGCCTTGAATTTTGCGTCATTGACACTGGTACGCCCAAATGTCATTAGTGGTCACCGTAATCAAGAGCGCCTTGGTGAGGTGATTGTTATCCGAATTCTTTCCTGTTTATCCCGCATATTGCCTGCTAGCTGTCAGATTAGCCCTGCAACAAACATTGCAATTGCTTTGTTAAATTCGGTAATTGACTCAGAGCATGGTGTTAAAATCATTTCATCCAAGCAATTAGCATAA
- a CDS encoding hemin-degrading factor, translated as MDSSIFARYQQAKADNKAKYARDLAAYLNISEAQLLHSRVGHDNAVRLDVDAPTLLTELASVGQVKAITRNEYVVHEQVGRYDNATFSSHSGLILNPRALDLRMFFAHWDAIFALTEETKHGERHSIQFFDKQGDALHKVYTTDETDMAAWQTLVEKYATQDNRELILEPATPLTNPPISDALKQQLEQEWRDMTDVHQFFVLLKKHNLSRQQVFAAVSDDLAWKVPNNAFNQLINTAFQDQNEIMIFVGNRGCVQIFTGEIKKIVPYQSEGSDLKWLNIFNPDFTLHMIENGIHECWVTPKPTLDGFVTSLEVFDIEGNQIAQMYGQRTEGTPEQEQWRQQVTALPRI; from the coding sequence GTGGATTCATCCATTTTTGCGCGTTACCAACAAGCGAAAGCAGATAACAAGGCCAAATACGCTCGTGATCTTGCCGCTTACCTCAATATTTCTGAAGCACAACTGCTGCATAGCCGTGTTGGTCATGATAACGCAGTGCGCTTAGACGTTGACGCACCAACGCTATTGACTGAATTAGCGTCAGTGGGGCAAGTCAAAGCGATTACTCGCAATGAATACGTGGTTCATGAACAAGTGGGTCGTTATGACAATGCGACATTCAGCTCTCACAGTGGCTTAATTTTAAATCCACGCGCCTTGGATTTACGGATGTTTTTTGCCCATTGGGATGCCATTTTCGCATTGACAGAAGAAACCAAACACGGTGAGCGCCACAGCATTCAGTTCTTTGATAAACAAGGTGATGCACTGCATAAAGTCTACACCACAGATGAAACTGACATGGCAGCATGGCAAACATTGGTAGAAAAATATGCAACTCAAGATAACCGTGAATTAATCCTTGAACCTGCAACACCATTAACTAACCCGCCGATTAGTGATGCGCTAAAACAGCAGTTAGAGCAAGAGTGGCGCGACATGACCGATGTGCATCAATTTTTTGTTTTATTGAAAAAACATAACTTGAGCCGCCAGCAGGTTTTCGCCGCCGTCAGTGATGATTTAGCATGGAAAGTGCCGAATAATGCCTTTAATCAGCTGATTAATACTGCGTTCCAAGACCAGAACGAAATCATGATTTTTGTGGGCAACCGCGGATGTGTGCAAATTTTCACTGGTGAAATCAAAAAAATCGTGCCATATCAGAGTGAAGGTTCAGATTTGAAATGGCTTAATATTTTCAATCCTGATTTTACCTTACACATGATTGAAAACGGCATTCATGAGTGTTGGGTGACACCCAAACCAACACTAGATGGCTTTGTGACCAGCCTTGAAGTTTTCGATATTGAAGGGAATCAAATCGCACAAATGTACGGTCAACGCACTGAAGGTACGCCAGAGCAAGAACAATGGCGTCAACAAGTGACTGCTTTGCCCCGCATTTAA
- the fghA gene encoding S-formylglutathione hydrolase yields MERIERHACFGGWQDVYQHHSSVLGCDMKFAAYLPPQTKTQPCPVIYWLSGLTCNEQNFITKAAAQQFAAEHGVVLIAPDTSPRGEGVADDAAYDLGQGAGFYVNALQAPWKRHYQMYDYIVSELPALVESHLPVTDKRAISGHSMGGHGALMIGLRNAERYCSLSAFAPIIAPSQVPWGQKAFTAYLGDDQAQWAQYDTVELLSKIQVVPPIFVDVGTADPFYDEQLKPELLAEISEQKQLDCQLHLREGYDHSYYFISSFIGEHIAFHAHHLKQ; encoded by the coding sequence ATGGAGAGAATTGAGCGCCACGCCTGTTTTGGCGGTTGGCAGGATGTTTATCAACATCATTCGTCGGTGTTAGGTTGTGATATGAAATTTGCAGCTTACTTACCGCCGCAAACAAAAACGCAGCCTTGCCCGGTGATTTATTGGCTGTCAGGGTTGACCTGTAACGAGCAAAATTTCATTACGAAAGCGGCGGCTCAGCAATTTGCCGCAGAGCATGGGGTCGTTCTTATTGCCCCCGATACCAGTCCAAGAGGGGAAGGTGTGGCAGATGATGCTGCCTATGACCTCGGTCAAGGTGCTGGGTTCTACGTCAATGCGTTGCAAGCGCCATGGAAACGCCATTATCAAATGTACGATTATATCGTTTCAGAGTTGCCAGCGTTAGTGGAAAGCCATTTACCGGTGACCGATAAACGGGCAATCTCAGGGCACTCCATGGGGGGGCATGGCGCATTAATGATTGGTTTGCGTAATGCTGAACGCTATTGCAGTTTATCTGCATTTGCACCGATTATTGCCCCTTCACAAGTACCATGGGGGCAAAAAGCCTTTACTGCATATTTGGGCGATGACCAGGCTCAATGGGCGCAATATGATACAGTTGAACTGCTGAGTAAAATTCAAGTGGTGCCGCCAATATTCGTGGATGTTGGCACGGCGGATCCCTTTTACGATGAACAATTAAAACCTGAATTGCTCGCTGAAATTAGTGAGCAAAAGCAGTTAGATTGTCAACTGCATTTACGTGAAGGTTATGACCACAGTTACTACTTTATTAGTAGTTTTATTGGCGAACATATTGCCTTTCACGCACATCATTTAAAACAGTAG
- a CDS encoding TonB-dependent hemoglobin/transferrin/lactoferrin family receptor codes for MSHVLRISVLTSAILSVITSAHAQTAEPSTTKKSNDVMTVYATGTERDSFDTPMMVTVIKNTSPETQTASTVNDILRKVPGINVAGTSRANGQDVSMRGFDRRGVLTLVDGVRQGTDTGHVNGTFIDPALIKQVEIVRGPSAMLYGSGAMGGVIAWETVDAKDLLRDGQNHGFRVFSQAATGDHSFGFGGTTFGRSDNLDGVFSFVTKEVGDIRLSNGDDMDNKETIANLLAKGTWQIDDAQKIAGQVRYYNNDAHEPKNPQKLDVGTDNLNVNRTTRQRDVQGTYQFNPASQNWLDLKVTPYYSEVNITAKGKGTPYEGRTQKTYGLKVDNRTHFYDLPLAAHNLTYGSEAYKQKQTPYANTTQFPDADITFASGFLQDEIALKDLPVSFIIGTRYDHYKSKAKGNEDVKADKWSSKGAISITPTDWSMLFASYSEAFRAPTMMEMYNDEAHFRIGPIVNKWRPNPNLKPESTRTAEYGFGLRFDDLLMERDNLRFKASYFDTKAKDYINTYVTPEPDFVHPENNYTTSINAKRAKIWGVDASLDYTTDYFTWNLAYNRTTGKNEFDGKSITSIKPESFTSNLSIPVANSGFSVGWLGEFTRHTDFNKASKAKQQAGYAVHDFYVSYQGDGKLKGLGTSVVLGNAFDKEYYSSQGIPQDGRNAKLLVSFQW; via the coding sequence ATGTCCCATGTTTTACGGATATCCGTGTTGACCAGTGCAATCCTAAGCGTCATCACCAGCGCTCATGCACAAACGGCAGAACCTTCAACGACCAAAAAAAGCAATGACGTTATGACTGTTTATGCAACAGGCACTGAACGTGACAGCTTTGATACGCCAATGATGGTAACTGTAATTAAAAATACTTCACCTGAAACCCAAACAGCCAGCACGGTCAATGACATTCTACGCAAAGTACCAGGCATCAACGTGGCAGGAACCAGCCGTGCGAATGGGCAAGATGTTTCCATGCGTGGCTTTGACCGCCGTGGCGTTTTGACCTTAGTTGATGGCGTCCGCCAAGGCACCGACACAGGTCACGTGAATGGGACATTTATTGACCCCGCACTCATTAAGCAAGTAGAAATTGTTCGTGGTCCCTCCGCCATGCTCTATGGCAGTGGTGCGATGGGTGGCGTGATAGCGTGGGAAACCGTTGATGCCAAAGACCTGCTACGCGATGGTCAAAATCACGGTTTTCGCGTGTTTTCTCAAGCGGCAACTGGCGATCATAGTTTTGGTTTTGGCGGTACAACATTTGGGCGTAGCGATAATCTTGATGGTGTATTCAGCTTTGTCACAAAGGAAGTGGGAGATATTCGCCTCAGTAATGGCGACGACATGGATAACAAAGAAACCATTGCCAACCTGCTAGCCAAAGGCACATGGCAAATTGATGATGCACAAAAGATTGCTGGTCAAGTGCGTTATTATAATAATGATGCCCATGAACCTAAAAACCCGCAAAAATTGGATGTAGGCACCGATAACCTCAACGTTAACCGCACCACGCGTCAACGTGATGTCCAAGGGACATATCAGTTCAATCCCGCGTCACAAAATTGGCTCGACTTAAAAGTCACGCCTTATTATTCAGAGGTCAACATTACAGCAAAAGGGAAAGGCACGCCCTATGAAGGTCGTACGCAAAAAACCTACGGCTTAAAAGTAGACAATCGTACCCACTTTTATGATTTACCACTTGCAGCACATAACCTTACCTATGGCAGCGAAGCTTATAAGCAAAAGCAAACCCCTTACGCCAACACAACTCAATTCCCTGATGCGGATATCACCTTTGCTTCTGGCTTTTTACAAGATGAAATTGCACTAAAAGATTTACCGGTGTCATTTATTATTGGTACACGTTATGACCACTATAAATCAAAGGCAAAAGGCAATGAGGATGTGAAAGCAGATAAATGGTCATCGAAAGGTGCAATCAGCATTACACCCACGGATTGGTCCATGTTATTTGCATCTTACTCTGAAGCCTTCCGCGCCCCTACGATGATGGAAATGTATAACGATGAAGCCCACTTTCGGATCGGCCCGATTGTCAATAAATGGCGACCGAATCCAAATCTAAAACCAGAATCAACACGCACCGCTGAATATGGTTTTGGCCTACGTTTTGACGACTTATTGATGGAAAGGGATAACCTGCGATTTAAAGCAAGCTATTTTGATACCAAAGCCAAGGATTATATCAATACTTATGTCACCCCTGAACCTGATTTTGTCCACCCAGAAAATAATTACACAACCTCAATTAACGCAAAACGCGCCAAAATCTGGGGGGTAGATGCATCACTGGATTATACAACAGACTATTTCACATGGAACTTAGCCTATAACCGAACTACAGGCAAAAACGAGTTTGACGGCAAATCAATTACGTCAATCAAGCCAGAATCGTTCACCAGTAACCTATCCATTCCTGTCGCTAATAGTGGTTTTTCCGTGGGCTGGTTAGGGGAATTTACTCGCCATACAGATTTCAATAAGGCATCTAAAGCAAAGCAACAAGCAGGCTACGCCGTACATGATTTTTATGTTAGCTACCAAGGTGACGGCAAACTCAAAGGATTAGGCACTAGCGTGGTGTTAGGCAACGCTTTCGACAAAGAATATTACTCATCACAGGGCATTCCTCAAGATGGACGTAATGCCAAACTACTGGTCAGTTTCCAGTGGTAA
- a CDS encoding HEAT repeat domain-containing protein produces the protein MDTQAINTLLDLTNRKNDDVKIAAISALGDCKSPVTHINTMNRLLELCNDPNRDVAISAIKAVSKLLNHDND, from the coding sequence ATGGATACACAAGCCATCAATACATTGCTCGATTTAACTAATAGAAAAAATGACGATGTCAAAATAGCTGCAATTTCAGCGCTCGGAGATTGCAAGTCACCCGTAACGCACATTAATACCATGAACCGTTTGCTGGAACTCTGTAATGATCCAAATCGAGATGTGGCTATCAGTGCAATTAAAGCGGTAAGTAAACTTTTAAATCATGATAATGATTAA
- a CDS encoding heme ABC transporter ATP-binding protein, translating into MQDTSVLLEARDLTYQIDNKTLVNNISLSIKPHEMVVIIGPNGAGKSSLLKLLTGYITPTQGDCLLEGRSLQAWQGHELARKRAVMKQHSHLQFAFTVEDVVAMGRTPYGSEYKQVAIDEALALTHCQILRHRDYRQLSGGEQQRVQLARVLAQLWQPTAQRACLFLDEPTSALDLYHQQHSLRLLHQLTRERPIGVCCVLHDLNLTALYADRVYLIHEGKLAASGTPTQVLTTKNLTRWYQADLGVSQHPENDTPYVYLRH; encoded by the coding sequence ATGCAAGATACATCTGTTTTATTAGAGGCGCGGGATCTCACTTATCAAATCGATAATAAAACATTAGTTAATAATATTAGTCTCTCGATTAAACCCCATGAAATGGTGGTGATTATTGGACCTAATGGCGCAGGAAAATCCAGTCTACTAAAATTATTAACTGGCTATATCACGCCCACCCAAGGTGATTGCCTATTAGAGGGGCGCTCTTTACAAGCGTGGCAAGGTCATGAATTAGCCCGTAAACGGGCTGTGATGAAACAACATAGCCACTTGCAGTTCGCTTTCACTGTTGAAGATGTTGTCGCTATGGGGCGTACACCTTATGGTTCTGAATACAAGCAAGTTGCCATTGATGAAGCTTTAGCTCTAACCCATTGCCAAATACTGCGCCATCGTGACTATCGGCAGCTTTCTGGTGGCGAACAGCAACGCGTTCAGTTGGCCCGAGTCCTCGCACAACTGTGGCAGCCTACAGCCCAAAGAGCCTGCTTATTTTTAGATGAGCCCACATCCGCCCTTGATTTGTACCACCAGCAACATAGTTTACGCCTATTGCACCAACTTACTCGTGAGCGTCCTATCGGGGTATGTTGCGTACTGCATGATTTAAACCTAACCGCACTGTATGCTGATCGTGTTTATCTGATCCATGAAGGGAAACTAGCCGCTAGCGGTACTCCTACGCAAGTGTTAACCACGAAAAATCTTACTCGCTGGTACCAAGCTGATTTAGGGGTAAGTCAACACCCTGAAAATGATACACCTTATGTCTATTTACGCCATTAA
- a CDS encoding HEAT repeat domain-containing protein, with product MENNIIQTLIELTHRGNDDVKIAAISALGDYRATVEQQTAIYRLLELCKDPNKDVAVSAIRALSKLSDHF from the coding sequence ATGGAAAACAATATTATTCAAACCTTGATTGAATTAACACACCGTGGCAATGATGATGTAAAAATTGCCGCAATTTCTGCATTAGGGGATTATCGCGCCACTGTTGAACAACAAACTGCTATTTATCGTCTTCTTGAATTATGTAAAGATCCCAATAAAGATGTCGCAGTCTCTGCAATTAGAGCGTTAAGTAAATTATCTGACCATTTTTGA
- a CDS encoding FecCD family ABC transporter permease — MIRFQRPFFVIIILLFILLGLTFIASNAGPINFSFQKLWQASAADPDWQIWLNIRLPRVLIAVLVGLALAVSGAIMQGLFRNPLADPSLLGISSGAALAVAAFIILSFSLPAVMQNYGHIAAAFIGSLVVSLIIFSLNRSSNGNLARLLLAGIAINALCMSFIGVLSYISNDQQLRTFSLWMMGSLGNVDWTSLSIAATIILPVTVACLWQGNKLNILQLGDEDAHYLGLNVERAKFVLLLLSALLVGCAVAMSGVIGFVGLVIPHLIRMTLGPDHRWLIPGSAIVGAALLLIADTIARTAVAPAEIPVGLLTGLIGGPYFLWLILRQPAGRI; from the coding sequence ATGATCCGTTTTCAGCGCCCTTTTTTCGTTATTATTATTTTATTGTTCATACTTTTGGGTCTCACGTTTATTGCCTCAAATGCAGGGCCGATAAATTTCTCGTTCCAGAAACTGTGGCAGGCTTCTGCCGCTGATCCTGACTGGCAAATTTGGCTAAATATTCGTTTACCTCGAGTCTTAATTGCGGTTCTAGTAGGGCTGGCACTTGCAGTGTCAGGTGCCATTATGCAGGGGCTTTTTCGTAACCCACTTGCGGATCCCAGTTTACTGGGGATCAGCAGTGGTGCAGCATTAGCTGTTGCCGCCTTTATTATTTTATCTTTTTCACTCCCTGCGGTAATGCAAAATTATGGTCACATCGCTGCCGCATTTATTGGCAGCTTAGTGGTTTCCTTAATTATTTTTAGCTTAAACCGTTCATCCAATGGTAATTTGGCTCGATTATTACTGGCTGGCATTGCAATTAATGCACTCTGTATGTCATTTATCGGTGTGCTGAGTTATATCAGTAATGACCAACAATTAAGAACCTTTAGTCTTTGGATGATGGGCTCGCTCGGTAATGTGGATTGGACGTCACTGAGTATTGCAGCCACTATTATTTTACCTGTTACCGTAGCTTGTTTATGGCAAGGAAATAAGCTCAATATCCTCCAATTGGGGGATGAAGATGCTCACTACCTTGGCTTGAATGTTGAACGTGCTAAGTTTGTGTTGTTATTACTTAGTGCTTTATTAGTTGGGTGTGCTGTCGCAATGAGTGGCGTGATTGGCTTTGTTGGGTTAGTGATCCCCCACTTAATTCGTATGACTTTAGGTCCTGATCACCGCTGGCTAATACCGGGTTCTGCCATTGTCGGCGCCGCCCTGTTACTTATCGCCGATACCATTGCAAGAACAGCGGTTGCCCCCGCTGAAATTCCGGTTGGTTTACTCACAGGGCTGATTGGTGGGCCTTATTTCTTATGGTTAATTTTACGCCAACCTGCTGGGAGAATTTAA
- a CDS encoding bestrophin family protein: MVIRPHQHWFFRLFDWHGSVLSKITFRLSLNIMISIVAVLSYQWYEQLGIHLTIAPFSLLGIAIAIFLGFRNNACYSRLIEARTLWANLLINQRNILRNIKGLLPNDKSAQKEFANLLVAFAWSLKHELRKTSPIVDLYRLLPRAIFDEVIRSPFPSSRILMQIGLKVGELRDNKIISDVLFQAINKDINVLSDVLGGCERISNTPIPFAYTLILQRTVYLFCTLLPFALVVDLHYMTPFVSVFISYTFLAWDSLAEELEDPFGTSANDLPLNAICNSIERNAMDMLDLKPLPPVNKPDKYFKLL; this comes from the coding sequence ATGGTCATTCGCCCGCATCAGCACTGGTTTTTTCGGTTGTTTGATTGGCACGGTTCCGTGCTGTCAAAAATCACCTTTCGGTTATCCCTTAATATTATGATTTCGATAGTTGCCGTATTGAGCTACCAATGGTACGAGCAATTAGGGATCCATTTAACTATCGCCCCTTTTAGCTTATTAGGGATAGCGATCGCTATCTTTTTGGGGTTTCGTAATAATGCATGCTATAGCCGTTTAATTGAAGCCAGAACATTGTGGGCTAATTTACTAATCAATCAACGCAATATTCTAAGAAATATTAAAGGATTATTACCGAACGATAAAAGTGCGCAAAAAGAGTTTGCGAATTTACTAGTCGCGTTTGCGTGGAGCTTAAAACATGAATTAAGAAAAACCAGCCCCATCGTTGATTTATATCGGCTATTGCCTCGTGCTATTTTTGATGAAGTTATCCGCAGCCCATTTCCAAGTAGCCGTATTTTAATGCAGATTGGACTAAAAGTAGGAGAACTGCGAGATAATAAAATTATCAGCGATGTACTATTCCAAGCGATTAATAAAGATATCAATGTATTATCTGATGTTTTAGGTGGGTGTGAGCGTATCTCAAATACCCCCATTCCTTTTGCTTATACTTTGATTTTACAACGTACAGTGTACCTTTTTTGTACATTATTGCCATTTGCATTAGTGGTTGATTTGCATTATATGACTCCGTTTGTTTCGGTATTTATTTCGTACACTTTTTTAGCTTGGGATTCACTGGCGGAAGAATTGGAAGATCCTTTTGGTACTTCTGCAAATGACCTTCCATTAAATGCGATTTGTAATAGTATTGAGCGAAATGCAATGGATATGCTTGATCTCAAACCCTTACCTCCTGTGAATAAACCCGATAAATACTTTAAGTTACTGTAA
- the frmR gene encoding formaldehyde-responsive transcriptional repressor FrmR yields MPHSPKEKKAVLTRVRKLKGQLLALESALEDEVECAAVLQQIAAIRGAVNGLMAGVLESHLREGLQESATTQHQKASVDDAISLIRTYLR; encoded by the coding sequence ATGCCACATTCGCCAAAAGAAAAAAAAGCAGTATTGACTCGCGTTCGAAAACTCAAAGGGCAGCTTTTAGCGCTGGAGTCTGCACTGGAGGATGAAGTGGAGTGTGCGGCTGTTTTACAACAGATTGCCGCAATTCGTGGTGCCGTTAATGGATTAATGGCGGGAGTTTTAGAAAGTCATTTACGCGAAGGGCTCCAAGAGTCTGCCACCACACAGCATCAAAAAGCGTCTGTTGATGATGCTATTTCACTTATTCGCACTTATTTGCGTTAG
- a CDS encoding hemin ABC transporter substrate-binding protein: MKQWLLTFSVLFVSFTSYAVERIVTLGGDVTEIVYELGAQEQLVARDSTSLHPAQASKLPDVGYMRMLNAEGVLSMRPTLVLASELAKPSLALTQIEKSGVKVIKITGKPSLEAIPEKITSIAAAVGKPEQGQQLVDKFNQSLSQVNTAPIDKKVLFIMSHGGVLPLAAGKKTAVDSMITAIGAKNAMANFDSYRPLSSEGLLSSQPDLIVFTEEGIKSLGGVDRVWNLPGIAMTPAGKNKALAVVDDVGMLTFSLGTPKVMQQLREALEKSQ; encoded by the coding sequence ATGAAACAATGGCTTCTAACCTTTTCAGTTCTGTTTGTCTCGTTCACTTCATATGCAGTTGAACGCATTGTCACCCTCGGTGGTGATGTGACAGAGATAGTTTACGAACTTGGTGCTCAAGAGCAACTCGTTGCCCGTGACAGCACCAGCCTGCACCCAGCGCAAGCCTCCAAGCTTCCTGATGTGGGTTACATGCGAATGCTTAACGCAGAAGGCGTGCTTTCAATGCGCCCGACACTGGTACTTGCCAGCGAACTAGCAAAACCTTCGCTGGCTTTAACTCAAATTGAAAAAAGTGGTGTTAAAGTCATCAAAATCACGGGAAAACCGAGTTTAGAAGCCATTCCAGAAAAAATAACCTCTATTGCAGCCGCCGTGGGTAAGCCGGAGCAAGGTCAGCAATTGGTGGATAAATTCAACCAATCCCTAAGCCAAGTCAATACGGCCCCGATTGATAAAAAAGTGTTATTTATCATGAGTCATGGTGGAGTACTTCCCCTTGCCGCAGGGAAAAAAACCGCAGTTGATAGCATGATCACAGCCATTGGTGCGAAAAATGCGATGGCAAATTTTGATAGCTATCGCCCTCTTTCATCTGAAGGCTTGCTGTCTAGTCAACCAGATTTAATTGTCTTCACAGAAGAAGGGATTAAGTCATTAGGCGGTGTTGATCGCGTGTGGAATTTGCCTGGAATTGCAATGACTCCCGCAGGGAAAAATAAAGCGCTCGCCGTCGTTGATGATGTTGGTATGCTAACGTTTAGCTTAGGTACCCCAAAAGTAATGCAGCAATTACGTGAGGCATTAGAGAAGTCCCAATGA
- a CDS encoding S-(hydroxymethyl)glutathione dehydrogenase/class III alcohol dehydrogenase, with amino-acid sequence MKSRAAVAFGPGEPLKIVELDVMPPQAGEVLVKISHTGVCHTDAFTLSGEDPEGVFPAVLGHEGAGVVVEVGEGVTSVSVGDHVIPLYTAECGKCVFCQSGKTNLCVSVRATQGKGVMPDGTTRFSYNGQPVYHYMGCSTFSEYTVVAEVSLAKINPEANHQEVCLLGCGVTTGIGAVHNTAKVQEGDSVAVFGLGGIGLAVIQGARQAKAGRIIAIDTNPAKFELARQFGATECLNPKDFDKPIQQVLIEMTEWGVDHTFECIGNVNVMRAALESAHRGWGQSIIIGVAGAGQEISTRPFQLVTGRSWRGTAFGGVKGRSQLPKMVEDAMKGDIELAPFVTHTLPLERINEAFDLMHEGKSIRTVIHYE; translated from the coding sequence ATGAAATCACGTGCAGCAGTCGCATTTGGTCCCGGCGAACCACTTAAAATTGTCGAGCTTGATGTTATGCCACCACAAGCTGGGGAAGTTTTAGTTAAAATTAGTCATACAGGTGTTTGTCACACTGACGCATTTACCCTGTCAGGGGAGGATCCAGAAGGGGTATTTCCAGCCGTTTTAGGTCATGAAGGGGCTGGTGTGGTGGTTGAAGTGGGGGAAGGCGTTACCAGTGTCAGCGTGGGTGATCATGTCATTCCACTCTATACCGCAGAATGTGGGAAGTGCGTATTTTGTCAGTCAGGTAAAACTAACTTGTGTGTGTCTGTTCGTGCAACACAAGGGAAAGGTGTGATGCCAGATGGAACCACCCGTTTTTCTTATAATGGTCAGCCGGTTTACCACTATATGGGGTGCTCAACATTCAGTGAATACACCGTTGTTGCTGAAGTTTCACTCGCAAAAATCAACCCTGAGGCTAATCACCAAGAAGTGTGCTTACTCGGCTGCGGGGTGACAACAGGTATTGGTGCAGTACACAATACAGCCAAAGTACAAGAAGGTGATTCTGTTGCCGTATTTGGGCTGGGGGGCATCGGCTTAGCGGTTATCCAAGGTGCGAGGCAAGCCAAAGCCGGACGTATTATTGCCATTGACACTAACCCAGCAAAGTTTGAATTAGCTCGCCAGTTTGGTGCTACAGAGTGCTTAAATCCGAAAGATTTTGATAAACCCATCCAGCAAGTGTTGATTGAGATGACTGAGTGGGGGGTTGATCATACTTTTGAATGCATTGGGAATGTCAATGTCATGCGCGCGGCACTGGAAAGTGCTCACCGTGGTTGGGGACAATCCATTATTATTGGTGTTGCTGGTGCAGGGCAGGAAATTTCAACGCGTCCATTCCAACTGGTCACTGGGCGTTCATGGCGTGGAACTGCTTTTGGTGGTGTAAAAGGGCGTAGCCAGTTACCTAAAATGGTTGAAGATGCGATGAAAGGTGATATTGAGCTTGCTCCGTTTGTCACCCATACATTGCCTCTTGAGCGTATTAATGAAGCTTTTGATTTAATGCATGAAGGTAAATCGATCCGTACTGTCATTCATTACGAATAG
- the hemP gene encoding hemin uptake protein HemP — protein MTTPVVEQSAEKAKQTIKTDVIESQQLLGPTGKVSIQHNGELYQLRQTRTGKLILTK, from the coding sequence ATGACAACGCCAGTTGTAGAACAGAGCGCCGAAAAGGCCAAACAAACCATCAAAACTGACGTTATAGAGAGCCAGCAGCTCTTGGGGCCGACAGGAAAAGTCTCTATACAACACAATGGCGAGCTTTATCAGCTAAGGCAAACGCGTACAGGTAAATTGATTTTAACAAAGTAA